Proteins co-encoded in one Maridesulfovibrio ferrireducens genomic window:
- a CDS encoding glycosyltransferase has product MNSNKILRILVVLPLYGGSLPVGRFCVAALKEMGHLVETFEAPEFYDAYNALDNLKVTSDRHQYLQNSFLQVLSQAVLAKTETFEPDMVLSMAQAPLTHQALKRLRRDKVVTAMWFVEDFRLFTYWQSFAPFYDVFAVIQKEHFFDKLKEIGVENTLYLPLAAHPEFHKPLDVNSIDTRKYGADVSFMGAGYPNRRMAFRKLIHHGLKIWGSEWDGDHVLDKYIQLDGRRVSSEECVKIFNATKINLNLHSSINADEFVSGGDFINPRTFELAACGAFQLVDRRKLMSEAFSDGELAYFDSLEDLDNKIGYFLHHPEERESYAERGRKRVLADHTYVIRMQTLIDFTSKVVSGWPKERSSDNIFGQDFPEDLKNNVLKLIEKLGLPIDVSFEDLVSAVRMQQGELSPLDTAILFLDEWKKIYKR; this is encoded by the coding sequence ATGAATTCAAATAAAATTCTTCGAATACTTGTTGTGTTGCCGCTTTACGGTGGATCTTTGCCTGTCGGGAGGTTCTGTGTTGCAGCTCTCAAAGAGATGGGACATCTGGTCGAAACTTTTGAAGCACCTGAATTTTATGACGCATACAATGCGCTCGACAATCTCAAGGTTACGTCTGACAGACATCAATATTTGCAGAATAGTTTTCTACAGGTGTTATCTCAGGCAGTATTAGCCAAAACTGAAACATTTGAACCGGACATGGTCCTGTCAATGGCTCAGGCTCCGCTTACTCATCAGGCATTAAAACGGCTTCGTCGCGATAAAGTTGTAACCGCCATGTGGTTTGTTGAAGATTTTCGACTGTTTACCTATTGGCAGAGTTTTGCACCTTTTTATGATGTTTTTGCTGTTATTCAGAAAGAACATTTTTTTGACAAGCTTAAAGAAATAGGCGTCGAAAATACCCTCTATCTTCCTTTGGCTGCGCATCCTGAATTTCATAAGCCGCTTGATGTTAATTCAATAGATACTCGTAAATATGGCGCAGATGTGTCTTTTATGGGAGCAGGGTATCCTAATAGACGCATGGCTTTCCGGAAACTTATCCATCACGGGCTCAAAATTTGGGGTTCTGAATGGGACGGAGATCATGTTCTTGATAAGTATATTCAGCTTGATGGACGCAGGGTTTCTTCTGAAGAATGTGTAAAAATTTTTAATGCAACAAAGATTAATTTAAACCTCCATTCATCAATTAATGCCGATGAATTTGTCAGTGGAGGAGATTTTATTAATCCACGTACATTTGAGCTTGCAGCTTGCGGTGCTTTTCAATTGGTGGATCGTAGAAAACTTATGTCCGAAGCGTTTTCCGATGGTGAACTGGCTTATTTTGACAGTCTTGAAGATCTTGATAATAAAATCGGTTATTTTCTGCACCATCCTGAAGAAAGAGAATCATATGCTGAAAGAGGGCGAAAAAGAGTTCTTGCAGATCATACGTATGTTATCAGAATGCAGACGTTAATTGATTTTACAAGTAAAGTTGTTTCAGGATGGCCTAAAGAGAGATCTTCTGATAATATTTTCGGACAGGATTTTCCTGAAGATCTAAAAAATAATGTCTTAAAATTAATTGAAAAGTTAGGATTGCCTATAGATGTGAGTTTTGAAGATCTTGTCAGTGCCGTGCGAATGCAGCAAGGTGAGTTAAGCCCTCTTGATACGGCTATTTTGTTTTTAGATGAATGGAAAAAAATATACAAAAGATAA
- a CDS encoding protein-glutamate O-methyltransferase CheR has product MAGLFSNSGFSGGIKITTLEFTQLRDIIYELFGIFLNDNRKYLMENRFSARITELKLKSFKEYIDYLKYDRNKNLELNKLADLITTNETSFFRDNPQLTAFTNESLMEVLEAKRKTGRRELRIWSAGCSSGEEPYTLSIIIHEILKTELPKWRIQITASDISSSVIAQAKKGEYTKYALKTTNAAIAKKYFTEKDAGFFQVKPEIKRLVRFDKINLNDPVALKKVPKSDIIFCRNVIIYFDKEMKKRVLRAFYDNLVDDGHLYVGHSESLHTITNTFKAKHHTGAISYRKV; this is encoded by the coding sequence ATGGCAGGACTTTTTTCAAATAGCGGCTTCAGCGGAGGTATAAAAATTACCACCCTAGAGTTTACTCAACTCAGAGATATCATATATGAATTGTTTGGTATTTTTCTAAATGATAATAGAAAATATCTTATGGAGAACAGATTTTCTGCGCGTATTACAGAATTAAAGCTAAAGAGTTTTAAAGAATACATTGATTATTTAAAATACGATAGAAATAAAAATTTAGAATTAAATAAACTTGCTGATCTTATTACAACAAATGAAACAAGTTTTTTTAGAGATAATCCTCAGCTTACGGCATTTACTAATGAATCTCTAATGGAAGTTCTTGAGGCTAAACGTAAAACGGGACGTAGAGAGCTTAGAATTTGGTCAGCAGGGTGCTCATCAGGCGAAGAGCCATATACCTTATCTATAATTATTCACGAAATATTAAAAACAGAACTTCCCAAGTGGCGTATACAAATTACAGCCAGTGATATTTCATCAAGTGTTATCGCACAGGCTAAAAAGGGTGAGTATACAAAGTATGCCTTAAAAACGACGAATGCTGCTATTGCCAAAAAATATTTCACAGAAAAGGACGCCGGATTTTTTCAAGTCAAACCTGAAATTAAACGTTTGGTACGGTTTGATAAAATCAATTTAAATGACCCAGTTGCTCTAAAAAAAGTGCCTAAATCTGATATTATTTTTTGTAGAAACGTGATAATTTATTTCGATAAAGAGATGAAAAAAAGAGTGCTTAGGGCTTTTTATGATAATTTAGTAGATGATGGACATTTATATGTCGGACATTCTGAATCTTTACATACGATAACAAATACCTTCAAAGCCAAACATCACACGGGTGCAATTTCTTACAGAAAGGTATAA